A part of Antechinus flavipes isolate AdamAnt ecotype Samford, QLD, Australia chromosome 6, AdamAnt_v2, whole genome shotgun sequence genomic DNA contains:
- the LOC127541940 gene encoding keratin-associated protein 5-2-like isoform X3, whose protein sequence is MSCCGCSGGCGSSCGGCGSSCGGCGSSCCVPVCCCKPVCCCVPACSCSSCGGGCKGGCGSSCGGCKGGCGSSCGGCKGGCGSSCGGCKGGCGSSCGCCQSSCCKPCCCQSSCCKPCCCQSSCCKPCCCQSSCCAPVCCQCKI, encoded by the exons ATGAGCTGCTGTGGCTGTTCAGGAGGCTGTGGCTCCAGCTGTGGGGGCTGTGGCTCTAGCTGTGGGGGCTGTGGTTCCAGCTGCTGTGTGCCCGTCTGCTGCTGCAAACCTGTGTGCTGCTGTGTGCCAGCCTGCTCCTGCTCTAGCTGTGGTGGAGGCTGCAAGGGAGGCTGTGGCTCCAGCTGTGGAGGCTGCAAGGGAGGCTGTGGCTCTAGCTGTGGAGGCTGCAAGGGAGGCTGTGGCTCCAGCTGTGGAGGCTGCAAGGGAGGCTGTGGCTCCAGCTGTG GCTGCTGCCAGTCCAGCTGCTGCAAGCCCTGCTGCTGCCAGTCCAGCTGCTGCAAGCCCTGCTGCTGCCAGTCCAGCTGCTGTAAGCCTTGCTGCTGCCAGTCCAGCTGCTGTGCCCCCGTTTGCTGCCAGTGTAAGATCTGA
- the LOC127541940 gene encoding keratin-associated protein 5-5-like isoform X2 has protein sequence MSCCGCSGGCGSSCGGCGSSCGGCGSSCCVPVCCCKPVCCCVPACSCSSCCKGGCGSSCGGCKGGCGSSCGGCCQSSCCKPCCCQSSCCGGCCQSSCCKPCCCQSSCCKPCCCQSSCCKPCCCQSSCCKPCCCQSSCCKPCCCQSSCCAPVCCQCKI, from the exons ATGAGCTGCTGTGGCTGTTCAGGAGGCTGTGGCTCCAGCTGTGGGGGCTGTGGCTCTAGCTGTGGGGGCTGTGGTTCCAGCTGCTGTGTGCCCGTCTGCTGCTGCAAACCTGTGTGCTGCTGTGTGCCAGCCTGCTCCTGCTCTAGCT GCTGCAAGGGAGGCTGTGGCTCCAGCTGTGGGGGCTGCAAAGGAGGCTGTGGCTCCAGCTGTGGGGGCTGCTGTCAGTCCAGCTGCTGCAAACCTTGCTGCTGCCAATCCAGCT GCTGTGGGGGTTGTTGCCAGTCCAGCTGCTGTAAGCCCTGCTGCTGCCAGTCCAGCTGCTGCAAGCCCTGCTGCTGCCAGTCCAGCTGCTGCAAGCCCTGCTGCTGCCAGTCCAGCTGCTGCAAGCCCTGCTGCTGCCAGTCCAGCTGCTGTAAGCCTTGCTGCTGCCAGTCCAGCTGCTGTGCCCCCGTTTGCTGCCAGTGTAAGATCTGA
- the LOC127541940 gene encoding keratin-associated protein 5-2-like isoform X1, with translation MSCCGCSGGCGSSCGGCGSSCGGCGSSCCVPVCCCKPVCCCVPACSCSSCGGGCKGGCGSSCGGCKGGCGSSCGGCKGGCGSSCGGCKGGCGSSCGGCKGGCGSSCGGYKGGCGSSCGGCKGGCGSSCGGCKGGCGSSCGGCCQSSCCKPCCCQSSCCKPVCCCVPACSCSSCGGGCGGCCQSSCCKPCCCQSSCCKPCCCQSSCCKPCCCQSSCCKPCCCQSSCCKPCCCQSSCCAPVCCQCKI, from the coding sequence ATGAGCTGCTGTGGCTGTTCAGGAGGCTGTGGCTCCAGCTGTGGGGGCTGTGGCTCTAGCTGTGGGGGCTGTGGTTCCAGCTGCTGTGTGCCCGTCTGCTGCTGCAAACCTGTGTGCTGCTGTGTGCCAGCCTGCTCCTGCTCTAGCTGTGGTGGAGGCTGCAAGGGAGGCTGTGGCTCCAGCTGTGGAGGCTGCAAGGGAGGCTGTGGCTCTAGCTGTGGAGGCTGCAAGGGAGGCTGTGGCTCCAGCTGTGGAGGCTGCAAGGGAGGCTGTGGCTCCAGCTGTGGAGGCTGCAAGGGAGGCTGTGGCTCCAGCTGTGGAGGCTACAAGGGAGGCTGTGGCTCCAGCTGTGGAGGCTGCAAGGGAGGCTGTGGCTCCAGCTGTGGGGGCTGCAAAGGAGGCTGTGGCTCCAGCTGTGGGGGCTGCTGTCAGTCCAGCTGCTGCAAACCTTGCTGCTGCCAATCCAGCTGCTGCAAGCCTGTCTGCTGCTGTGTGCCTGCTTGCTCCTGCTCCAGCTGTGGTGGAGGCTGTGGGGGTTGTTGCCAGTCCAGCTGCTGTAAGCCCTGCTGCTGCCAGTCCAGCTGCTGCAAGCCCTGCTGCTGCCAGTCCAGCTGCTGCAAGCCCTGCTGCTGCCAGTCCAGCTGCTGCAAGCCCTGCTGCTGCCAGTCCAGCTGCTGTAAGCCTTGCTGCTGCCAGTCCAGCTGCTGTGCCCCCGTTTGCTGCCAGTGTAAGATCTGA